A stretch of DNA from Virgibacillus proomii:
TTATCATGTTTAAGAAGATAGCTTATTGAAAATCTCTAATATATGAAATAACTTTTTGATATTTCGACAAAACCATAGGTAATATAGATTATTTTTTCGTCAAATTATGCACATTTATAATAGGTAATGGTATCTCGAATCAAGGTTTATAAATAAGAAGCAGATTATGTAAATGAGAGAAATACGAAAATCTTAACTGGTGGATAAAGGAAGTACATTGATGATGAAGCCGATGTTGACTTATCGTACAGTTTGGGCTGGCAGCACGAGCGCGAAAGCTGGTCACAAAAGCGCAAGTGCTAGGTTAGTGACGAACAAATTGATATGGTTTTCTTTCCAATAAAAAAGCTCCTTCAGACTATCTGAAGAGAGCTTATTTTACTTAAAACCATTGCGTATGGAAGACGCCTTCTTTATCCTTTCGTTGATACGTATGTGCGCCAAAGTAATCACGTTGTGCTTGAACTAAATTCGCAGGTAATTCAGCAGAACGGTAGCTGTCATAATAAGCAATGGCGCTTGAAAATGCTGGTACAGCAATACCATGCTTAATGGCAACAGCAACAACTTCACGCAGTGCTCCTTGATAAGTCTCAACAATTTCTTTGAAGTAAGGATCAAGCAGTAAATTAGCTAATTCAGGATTGCGATCATACGCATCTTTAATTTTTTGTAGGAACTGAGCACGGATAATACAGCCACCACGCCAAATCATGGCAATTTCGCCATAATTTAAGTTCCAATTAAATTCTTCTGATTGTGCACGCATTTGCGCAAAACCTTGGGCATACGAACAGATTTTACTCATATATAATGCTTTACGAACTGCTTGAATTAATGCTTGTTTATCTCCTGTAAATGCTGTAGACTCTGGCCCTTTTAATTGTTTACTTGCTAATACACGTTCTTCTTTCATTGCTGAAATAAAGCGTGCAAATACCGACTCCGTAATCAGTGGTAACGGAACCCCTAAGTCTAATGCGTTTTTGCTCGTCCATTTTCCAGTACCTTTTTGACCTGCAGTATCTAAAATAACTTCAACTAATGGTTGATTCGTTTCTTCGTCTTTTTTCGTAAAAATATCTGCTGTAATTTCAATAAGATAGCTATCGAGCTCACCTTTATTCCATTCTGCAAACACCTCATGAAGCTCGTCTGCATTTAAACCAAGTACATGCTTTAAAATAAAGTATGCTTCTGAAATAAGTTGCATATCTCCATATTCAATACCATTATGAACCATTTTCACATAATGACCTGCACCATCCGGTCCGATATACGTTGTACATGCCTCACCCTCTACCTTAGCTGCGATAGCTTCGAAAATTGGAGCAACGAGTGTATGAGCTTCTTTTTGGCCTCCAGGCATGATGGATGGTCCTTTTAACGCACCCTCTTCTCCACCGGATACACCAGTACCGATAAAATGAATACCAGCTTTCTCAAGATCTTTATTTCTACGAATCGTATCTTCAAATAATGTATTTCCACCATCAATTAAAATATCGCCTTTTTCTAAATACGGGCGGAGTGCTTCAATGGTTGCGTCGGTAGCTGCCCCTGCTTTTACCATCAAAAGAATTTTACGTGGTTTTTCCAGTAACTGAACAAATTCTTCAAGGGAAAAAGCACCTTTAAAATTTTTATCCTTTGCTTCATTTTTTAAAAAAGCTTCGGTTTTATCACTGGATCGATTATAAACAGCGACGGAATAGCCGCGACTTTCAATATTTAATGCAAGGTTCTTTCCCATAACTGCTAAGCCAATTACACCAATTTGTTGTTTACCCATGTTTGTATATCATTCCTTTCCAACTTTAAACTGTATATACCTCATTTACTTCTTTTTTATTATAGTAGACTTTAATCATTTTGACGATTTATTTTGTTTTTGTTTTATCTTCACCTTTTCGCCTTATTTGTCGTGTAACTATTAAACGAAGCATGCGCAATACAGGCCGTTTCCCTCCCATAACAATCCCTGCCATTTCCGCAAAAAGATGGAGGAGAACCAGTACGATAATCGTAATAATAAATGAAACGGTGATACTTGCATTGGAAAATAATATAGCTAAAGTTCCAAACAATGCGCTAAATCCATATATAATTAACACTGTTTTACGATGGCTATAGCCTGCCTGTAAAAGCTGGTAATGGATATGTTTATTATCCGGCATCATAATATTTTCTTTATTATAAGCTCTGCGGGCAATGGCAAACAATGTATCAAATATTGGAACAGCTAAGACAATGATTGGAATAATAAAGCTAAATAAAGCAACATTTTTAAATAAACCCAACATGGAAACAACTGCGATCATATACCCAAGAAAGTTTGATCCTGTGTCTCCCATATAAATTTTTGCAGGGTAAAAATTATGATACAAAAAGCCAAGATTACTCCCAATTAATACAATACAAAGATAAGCAACAATAATTTGCATATCTATAAATGCCATAATACAGATACTAATCAATGCGATCGTCGTTACACCTGTTGCTAGACCATCTAAGCCATCAATTAAATTAATCGCATTTGTAATTCCGACTACCCATAAAACTGTAATCATTACACTAATAAACCCCAGTTCAACGGTTCCGAAAAGTGGAAGAGTTAATTTTTCAATAATCAGCCCTGATGAAACTAAAAATGAAGCTGCAATTAATTGTCCCGTTAGTTTAACCATCGGCTGAATACTAAATCGATCATCTAGTGCACCAGTTATAATAATAACAATTGCTCCAGCAGCTATTTCAGGCAAATGTGGATGATATGGCTGCAGATAAAGTAATCCAGCTACTGTTCCCAAAAAAATGGCTAACCCCCCCAGACGAGGGGTGACTTTTGTATGTATTTTTCGATAGTTAGGAAAATCAACAGCACCGATAAAAAAGGCTAATTTCTTTACTGGATAGGTAAGCAGAAAAGATGTTATCACGGCGATACTAAAGGCTATAATTAAATCCACATAATTTAACATATCATTCTCCTAAGATTCTTAGCTGTATTTCTCCTTGCTTTTCGTTAACATGTAATCGTCTTAAATTATATCGAACCCTAGCAGTTTTTAGCAAATTTTATTGTATCTATCGATAATTTTTAATAGTATTCTTGTAGAACAAAAGCGGAAAAGCACGCCGTACTAACTGGAGTTCGCCGATGTAGGGAAGTCCCTTGCATTAAGGGGCTCATTTTTCCTTTTTTTCCATATCCGATTCTAATCGTTGAATAAATTCTTCGGCCGCACTATAGCCCTGCTGTTGTAAATACCAATTATTAGCCGCTGCTTCTATTAACCCAACCACGTCACGTCCTGGTTGTAATTGAATTTCAATACTCGGAATCGTTACACCCATATAATTACAAGTCTGAGTTTCTAATTCCAATTCATTATTTAGTGCATCCTTTTCCCATTCGGTTAAATGAATATCTAATGCAATTCTTGTTTCCTCTTGAAATGCTTTTCGTCCATATAATCGAACGACATTCAAAAGTCCAACACTGCGTAAGGCAAGGAACTCTTTATTCGTCCGGTTATGTGTACCAAGCAATGTATCAGGACCTAATTTTTTTAAAACGACAATATCATCAGCAACTAATCGATGTCCTCTGCCAATTAGTGTGTGAGCTACTTCACTTTTACCAATTCCTGATTTCCCACGGAGTAATACCCCAAGCCCAAAAATATTTACACATACAGCGTGAATTGCTGTCTCTGGTGCTAATGCTTTGATCATATAAGCATCATACTTTTCAATAAACGTCGAAGTAGGCTCTTTCGTACGAAGTAGTGGTATCCCCTCTTCCTTGCAAAATTGAGTCAGATATTGCAGCCCCCCCTGGTCAGAAGTTACAATAAAACAAGGCGGATGGTATTTTACAATATTACCAATTCGTAGACGCCGCTGTTTATGGGTCAACTGGTGTAAATAAGTTATCTCCTTTTTACCGAGTACTTGAACATGCTCCATTGGAAAAAAGTCAAAATATCCGATAAATTCCAGTCCTGGGCGATGGGTTCTTGGCTTCGTTATTCTCCGATGTAGTTTATCCTCTCCCACCAGTACTTCCAAATCAAATTGTTGTGCCAAATCTTGAACGGTGACGGACTTCATAGTTATACGCTCCATTTCTTTTACCTATAAGAGATTGTTCAAAAGTTGCTTAAAAATAACACGTTGAATTTTCTGCCTATGTTAGAATGGATGATTTTTTTACATGCTGAAGTTAAAGGTAACGCAAGTGGAAATGCTAATGTCCAACGCATCCGTATAACTAGGCAGTCATCTCTCTAAAAGACTTGACGCTAGACATTTTCTTTATTAACTTGTTCCCATGAACGTGGCATCTTTCCGAAACGGCGATGCCTCAAACTTCTGCGGTTACTTATGAGACGTACGATAAAGTATAAATTTTATGGGCATTTTCATCAATTTTTCTTAACTATTTGAACACCTTAAAATCCTATAAAGTGTAACTTCATTCCGCGGAACTCTTTTTACACGGAATGTTACTACCACAAGGGTATGACCTAAAGGCCCTTAAACCAATCGGGCATTTAGGTGCCGTTTTCTCCCAAGTTAGACCCTTTTGTACCAACTCAGGTCTTGAAGTGAGAGTCTTACGGCACCTTACATGCTTACATGCGGGATAAACTTAATCCTATTATACATGTTAATACAATAAACCCGAAATAGAGAGTTCGTATCGGAAGTATAAAGTGAAACTTCATTCAGTAGGAGTTTTCTTCCATCTCCTACTGAATGTTAGCTTGAACGAATCGGGCATTTAGGTGCCGTTTTCTCCCACTTAGACCCTTTTGTATTAACTCAAGGCTCTTGAAGTGGGAGTCTTACGGCACCTTACATGCGGGATAAACTTTATTAGCTACGAAACTGCGTAAATAGTTCATTACGTCCATGCTGATTGTTACCAACCGGGAGTCTCTTTATTATTTTGTTCATGCATATGGACAAAAGGAACACCCTCCAAAACGGGGGTGCTCTAGAATGTATAGTCTCATGTCTATCCAATTTTTATGCTTATTTTTAGTGAGAGGTCCACGGTAAATGCAGCTTCCTTTTACTTAGTAAATTTAAAATCAACTACTTTGTTTTCTTGTTCTTCGTAGCCTTTCATATAATTAATTCTTCTTTGTGCAGCTGTTTGACTTACCTGTTCATCAGCATGATAAGAAGAACGAACTAATGGCCCTGATTCACAATGCTTAAATCCTTTTTGTAATGCAATTTCCTTTAATTCTTCAAACTCATCTGGGTGATAGTAACGCTCAACTTTTAAATGCTTTTTCGTTGGCTGCAAATACTGTCCGATTGTCATAATATCTACTTGATGGGCTAAAAGATCATCCATTGCTTGGATAATTTCTTCTTTTTCTTCTCCTAGCCCGACCATAATACTCGATTTTGTTGGTGTATGTGGAGCAATTTCCTTTACACGCTGTAATAATTGTAATGAACGATCATAGGTAGCTTTTGCACGTACTCGTTTTGTTAAACGACGCACTGTCTCGATATTATGGTTAAAGATATCCGGCTTACTATCCATAAGCATATGTAAGCTTTCATAATCCCCCTTCATATCAGAAGGAAGAATTTCAATCGTACAACCTGGATTTTTCCTTCTTATTGCCCGAACTGTTTCCGCAAAAACAGCTGCACCGCCATCATTTAGGTCATCACGTGCAACAGCTGTTACTACAACATGCTTCAGCCCCATTATTTTAACGGAATCAGCTACTCGTTCCGGCTCGCCCCAATCTAATTCATTTGGCAACCCTGTTTTTACGGCACAAAAGCGGCAACCTCTTGTACATGTATCACCTAAAATCATAAAGGTAGCTGTCTTTCTTTCACTCCAGCACTCATGTAAATTAGGACAACGCGCCTCTTCACATACCGTGTTTAATCGATTATCGCGCATTAATTTTTTTAGACCCCGATACGATTTATTCGTATTAATTTTCGTTTTTAACCACTCCGGCTTTCTTATATATGTTGCTTCTTTAGACATGAGAAACCGCTCCTTTTAATGGTGTATTTGCATACTTTACTTCAGCTAACTCATAAACTTCACTCCACTGACTCTTTGTTAAAGAGAAAGCTTTAAGTTCAATATCTAACGTATCTGAAAAACCTTTCTTAAATGCTTCTTTTACTATTTCATAGGAAACATGCTCCTGTAATAGCTGACTAATGGTTGTTGCCTTATTCCAAAAAGCCTGTTTTTTCCTTTGCTTTATTCTCTCATTTGGGAATACAAATAAATCAAATAACATATCGATATTCATTGATATCGGAATGGACCCATGCTGAAGCAATATACCTTTCTTTCTAGTTTGTGCATTTCCGGATAGTTTTTTTCCATCAACAACTAATTCATAAAATGCTGGCCGTTCAAAACATATACTGCTTCTTTCTTTAGAAAGTGAATCTGCATACGTTGCTTCAATCCCCAAATTTTTATACCCCTGAAGAATTCCTTTCGATAAATCATAATACGCTTGGCGAATAGAAGTCGCAATGGATGGATGATCTTCGGAAATAACGATGCTATACGTTAATTCATCATCATGTAAGACAGCACTTCCCCCTGTCATCCTGCGTACAAACTGACATTGATGCTTACGTATACCATCCAAATCAATTTTTCCATCTATTTTTTGAAAATGCCCTACAGACAGAGTAGGAGCAATCCACTGATAGAAACGTAATGTTGGCGGTATTTCTCCTTCATGATGCCAATTTAGCAATGCTTCATCTAAAGCCATATTAATCGCTGCATCATGAGGAACATTTTCTAAAAGCCCCCATTGTTCTTTCATGAAAAATCGCCTCCAGAATAAGAGAACCTTTAAAACTTTCATATTTGTTTATGAGGGAGCGAGAAGCATGGTAAATTGTACATTCATACATAAGAGGTTAGAAAAAAGACGTGTCCCTAACCTTCTTTTCTGTGAGAGACCCCTCTAAAATTGAAATCATTCTTTAAAAAAGGAACAAGTCCGCCTATTAATGCAATATTTAGATTAAATATTGCATAGAGGTAAGCAGTTAGTCATAGAATTGGAACGTTTTTATACGCTATCGGTGCCGTTATCTACCACTTTGACTTCTTCAAATCTCCTACACTCTTAAGTGGGAGTCTTACGGCACCTTACATTCGGGATAAAGTGAAACTTCATTCCGTCCGTAGAAGTCTTCCTTCATCCTCTACGGAATGTTAGTTGAACGAATCGGGTATTTAGATGCCGTTATCTACCACTTTGATTTCTTTAGATCTCTTATACTCTTGAAGTGGGAGTCTTACGGCATCTTACATTCGGGATAAATCAGCAGTTAAACTTGATCGGAATGCAATAAAGCTGATTTTAAGATGGGATCATTTTAAGAAAACAAACCAACGATAAAAACTCGATGTGTCTTTTTATTAGCATTTTTGCACATCGTCTATAAGTGAAAAGTTGCTATGGGCTGACTAATCGTTGTTTAAGCTCGATTATTCCTATTTTCTTGCCGCTTAAAGTAAAAGGATTAGTCGCTCTTTACGTATCGTAAGCTATAGCATCTTGTACAAATGCCATTACAAATTTTCACGGTTAAAGAATGTTCCCCTTAAAAAATTTTATCCCTCTTAACGTATAAAATAAGCTGCATCCACCACGTGAATGCAGCCAAATATGACTACACTTTCCCACGCAGGCATTATCCTGTTCGGGTACGAAGGGTCAAAACATACATGTTCTTCTCAGCTATTCTCTAGCTCCCCTAGTGTTTAAAGGTTCAGTTTCAATTTTTTAGCTATTTTTAGCTTAACAACGATGGTATTAATTGTAAAGTAAAAAATGGAATCCTCCGACTGTTTTCAACAAATTAGTTTAGATTATTTGAAAAGGTATATGTTGATTATCTTACGTTCGCAATTAGCAATTCATCTTATACTTTTATATAATTAGTATTAGTCTTATCAAAGAAGTTTTTTAAAATATGTCCTTATTTCTTATGGATGGTTAGTTGGGTTAATCTGACAATTACTAGCATAACCTCACCTTAACATTTTTTGAAGTTATTCATGTAAAGGACTTACTATCAGCTATTACAGGACAAATAAAGGTTTGTGGAGGAAATAAACAATGGGCTCTATTCTTGACCAAATTCTCTTGAAATATCAAACACTAAGTAATACCGAAAAAAAAGTCGCTGATTATGTGATAAACAACAGCCAAAATTTGTTGAATATTCATATTCAGGAATTAGCAGATAAAATAGATGTATCCATTGCTACGATTACGCGCTTTTGCAAAAAAATTGGTACAAAAAATTTTGTTGAGTTTAAAATATTGTTACGTGATGCCGTGGAACAAACGTTTGAATTAGGCGAAACAATTGAAACAGTTGCTCAATTTTATCATGCTGTTATCAAATCAACACATTCAGTAGCAGAAATCAAGGATTACGAACTAGCTGCAAATTGGATACGAAGTGCTAGACAAATTCATGTTTATGGTCTGGGCAGTTCTGGTTTATCAGCACAAGAATTAAAAATTAGACTATCAAGAATGGGATTTAGTGTTGATACACATATTGATTCTCATGGTATGATCATTAATGCTTCCATTCTCTCATCAACAGACGTCGTTATTGCTATTTCTTCTTCCGGACAGACAAGAGAGGTAATTGACAGTATAAAGGTTGCAAAGTCCAATGGTGCAAAAATAATTTCTATTACTAATTTTTCAGAGACCGCCTTAGCAAATCAATCCGATTTGATTCTGTATACCTCAAGCCTGCATCTATATCATTCAAAAGGTTTTATGAATAGTCAACTATCTATTTTAATTTGTTTAGATATACTTAGTATGATTTTATTATCCGATAAAGAGGCAATCCGTTCATATCGACAAACACTGAAAAAATTAGAAGAATACAAGAAAATATAGCAACCAACTTATTCATTGGCGCTATATTTTTTCATTTCATCGGTAAATTTTTTCGTGATGATTTGCGGTCTAGTGATGGCACTTCCAACTACAACAAAATAAGCACCATTCATTAGAGCTTGAAGCGCCATTTGTGGCGAATCTATTTTACCTTCTGCGATCACAGGTATAGTTAATTGAGCAATAATCTCCCTTAATAATGTAAAGTCATTTGTTGCTATATGTTGATCGTTTGTTTCTTCCGTATATCCAACTAATGTCGTTGATACACAATCAAATCCAAGCTTTTCTGCACGTTTGGCTTCATCAACCGTCGAAATATCTGCCATAATCATAGCAGCTGATTGTTCCCTGATAAATGAGATCATCTCTTTTAAGCGTTGATCGTTTGGACGCCTTCTCATTGTTGCATCCATTGCTATGATGTTTGTACCCACAAATAATAAGTCCTTTACTTCCTTAATTGTTGGTGTAATGTAAACATCACTATCTGGGTAGTCTTGTTTAATAATTCCTATTATAGGAACATTTACTTGTTGTTTAATTGCTTTTATATCAGCTATAGAGTTGGCTCTAATTCCTTTAGCTCCTCCCTCAATAGCAGCTAATGCCATTTTCGCCATCATTTCTGAAGAATGTAATGGTTCATTCTCTAACGCTTGGCAGGAGACAATTAGTTGATTCTTTAATTGCTTTAAATACATATCATAACTCTCCTATTGTTTTGTCTACATTATTTTTTATTGTTGTCACTTCAGGTCCATAAATCACTTGGATACCACTGCCCTTCGAACAACGCCTTTTGCCCCTGTTTTCATCAATGTTTCTTTTTGTACGTGCTCTGGGTTACACACACTTACTCGCAAACGAGTTGCGCAATTACTTTCTGCTAATTCCTCTGTAACTATTAACATAGCATTCATTACTAAATACCCGAGTACCGCTGCTAATCCTGCTGTTCCTTTATCATTTCTCGCTAGTCCGATAGCAACCCCTACAGCAAAGATTAAGGCTAGGTTAGCAAATACGATGTTACCAGCTGAACTCATAACGGTAAAAATAGCTTGTAAGCCTTTTTGATCCAGGAAAGAATATACTTCGATTGTTGTCGGGTTACTGAATGCCCCTCCAATTCCAAGAAGCAAGCCTGCAGCTGGTAACACAGCAATAGGAAGCATAAATGACTTACCAAAGCGTTGTGCCTGTTCAAAAAAACCTTTTCCCATGTCAGCACCTCATTTTCTTTTTTATTAAAAGTTTTATAAGGCATATGCTTATATGAAACCGCTTACCTTATCTGTGAATATAAGGTGAACTCTCTACAGACATTCTGCCAGGAATCCTAGTAAAATTGGTTAAATATGATTTTCTTTCTAAATTATATTTTGATAACTATTTACATTTTAATTATATATATGAAAATTATTTTAATCAAGAGTTATTTTTAGTTCTTTAAAATTTAGAAGATACTAGGAAGATACAAAGCTTTAGAGTTGAAACTTTCTGCTTGGCTTATTTTAGAAAAGAGTTCGTTATTACAGCTTAGCGCTTAAGCTAAAAAAAGCTACCATAGAAATAGATTCCTATAAAATAAAAAACCTGCTATATTCAAATTTAAGCAGGTATCACAAGCATTTTTCAGTTAGTGAGATTTTCTTTTTTTGTATAGATTAATTCATTACAGTATTAAAATATTTCTAATGGGTCACTAAAGATAGCGCTTGATCTAACACTTTCTCTCCTTGGATCATTCCATAGGCCACTTGATCAATTACATCTACCGCTATCCCTTTTGGTTCAAGCTGAGCCTTTATTTTTGTTGCTAAATAACGAACTTGTGGTCCAATTAATACAACATCAAGCTGATCAAGTTCATGTTTCAATTGAGTTTCCGCTACTGCACGGATATCTGCTTCTAATTTTCTGTTCTCAGCAGCTTCTTTCATTTTTTTAACAAGCAAGGATGTAGACATACCTGCAGAACAAACAAGGATAATCTTCAACATTTTTCCTCCTCTATTTTTTTTATTTTTTCATACATATGAATCATTTCTATGGCTAAATCTTTTACTGTCAGTGCTGTCATTAAGTGATCTTGCGCATGAACAAGGATAACTGATACTTCTGTATGCTTCCCTTCTGCCTCTTGTTGTAGCAGCTTAGTTTGTAAGTGGTGGGCTTCGGTAAATTCAGTTTCAGCCTCTCCTATCATATTACGGGCTTCTTCTATTTGATTTACTCTCGCCTTTGATATCGCTTCCATAGAAAGCGAACGGGCATTTCCAGCATGTAAAATAATAGAAAATGATAATCGTTGTAATTCTTCTTTTCCAATCATGATGATTTTTCCCCATTTCGTTTCATTGTTCTTGCTCCTGCCATAATGAATGGTATATACATTCCAACAGCGATAACTAAATTAACGATTTGCAGAGCGATTCCTCGCCAACTTCCCCCTGTTACAAGATATCCACTTAAGATTGGTGGTGTTGTCCATGGTAAAATAGCAACTGTTCTGGGCACCAGACCTGTGGCTAAAGCAATGTACGATGTAATTGTTAAGGTTACCGGAACTAAGATAAATGGAATCAACATAACAGGGTTCAACACAATTGGTAGTCCAAAGATAACGGGCTCATTGATATTAAATATTCCAGCTGGAGCAGATAGTTTAGCAACTTGTCGATACGGATGGTTTTTCTCCTTTTGAATAGCAATAAAGATAGCAATTAATAGAGCAATTGTGGTACCGGAACCCCCCATAAATACAAATGAGTCCAAAAATGGTTTAGTTACAATATTTGGAACATCAAATGCTGACATACCATCCTTGAATAAGTTAAGATTTTCTTCAATTAACGGTAAATATACCGGTTCAATAACCGAACCTATAATATTCGTACCATGTAATCCGAAGAACCAGAGCAGATGATTTAAAAAGGAAACAAGCATAGCAGCAGGTAACGTATTTCCGAGTCCCTGTAAAGGCTCTTGAAGTATATTAAAAATTACTTCAAAAATGCTAATATTAGCAAATACATTCATAAGCGCTTGGAAAAATCCAAGTATAATTAATATGATCACTGTAGGTATTAAGGCTTCAAAGGATCTGGCCACACCATCCGGAACACCTTCAGGCATTTTTATTTTCATATTGGAGCTTATAAGTATTCGAAAAAGTTCAGTTACAATTAATGCAAGAATGATACCGACAAATAATCCTTGTGTTCCTAACCAACCTATATTTAGTCCACCATCCTCTGTAAACGGTACTAACATAATAAATCCGGATGTTGCAATTATACCAGCTGCTAACCCATCTACTTCATACGACTTAGCTAAATTATATGCGATTGCAAAGGTTACTAAAAGAGCTAATACTGCAAATGTGCCATTCCAAATACTTCCCCCTACTGTCTGCCAATTACCCTCACCAAAGATTGTATTCATCCACTCCACAAAATTAAATGATCCAAATGGAGGAAAATTATTAACTAAAATAGCTAAAGATCCCACTATAATCAACGGCATAATAGCAACAAACCCGTCACGTATTGCTATAAGATGACGTTGTGATCCAATACGACCAGCAATTTCAATGAACTTTTGCATCATTTTATTATCCATGGATACCCCTCCCTATTTTTTAAAAAATTGTGGCAAGTAAGCTTGGTGAGCTTGTAATAACTTGTCAAGAATGATCTTGCTGTCGGTTTCATCTGCTACTAATGGATTCATTACCATCGCCAAGTAAGCTTCATTATAATCACCAGACATACTTGCACGGATAACTAGTTCTTCAAATGCCTTCATTTGATAAATATGTCCTTTGACACTTTGTGGTAAAAAACCGACTGCAATCGGCTTAGGACCATTTTTAGTAATTACACAATTCACCTCAATAACAGAATCAATTGGTAATTCTGGTATCGCCCCGTTGTTTAATGTATTAACGGTTTGCACATCTGCTTTATCATTATAAATAGAGTCCATTAAACTGCATGCTACATTGCTATAGAATGCACCTCCTCTCCTTTCTAATTCCTCAGGTTTTTCATGTAAATC
This window harbors:
- a CDS encoding PTS sugar transporter subunit IIC, whose product is MDNKMMQKFIEIAGRIGSQRHLIAIRDGFVAIMPLIIVGSLAILVNNFPPFGSFNFVEWMNTIFGEGNWQTVGGSIWNGTFAVLALLVTFAIAYNLAKSYEVDGLAAGIIATSGFIMLVPFTEDGGLNIGWLGTQGLFVGIILALIVTELFRILISSNMKIKMPEGVPDGVARSFEALIPTVIILIILGFFQALMNVFANISIFEVIFNILQEPLQGLGNTLPAAMLVSFLNHLLWFFGLHGTNIIGSVIEPVYLPLIEENLNLFKDGMSAFDVPNIVTKPFLDSFVFMGGSGTTIALLIAIFIAIQKEKNHPYRQVAKLSAPAGIFNINEPVIFGLPIVLNPVMLIPFILVPVTLTITSYIALATGLVPRTVAILPWTTPPILSGYLVTGGSWRGIALQIVNLVIAVGMYIPFIMAGARTMKRNGEKSS